The genome window CCCCAACGCCTCCACCACCGGAACACAAAACCCCTCATGCTCCGACACCGACACGAACACATCCGCCCCCTCGTACAACCCGACCAACTCCCCCTCCGACACCGAACCCGCAACCACCACCCGATCCGACAACCCCAAACCCGCCGCCAACCCCACCACCGCATCCACAAAACCCGACGACGACACCCCACCCACCAACACCAACCGCGCATCAACCCCCAACCCCACAACCCCCGCCAAAACCCCCACCAAATCCTGCTGACACTTGTTCGGCGACAACCGCCCCACAAACAGCAGCGTTGCCTGACCCGGGGACGGCGCCCCGGAACCGCGTGGCAGGTCCGCAGGTGCACGCACTGCCTGACCCGGGGACGGCGCCGTGGCCTGTTCCCACAAGGGGGAGAACAACACCGGCGACACCGACACCGAC of Acidimicrobiales bacterium contains these proteins:
- a CDS encoding glycosyltransferase yields the protein SVSVSPVLFSPLWEQATAPSPGQAVRAPADLPRGSGAPSPGQATLLFVGRLSPNKCQQDLVGVLAGVVGLGVDARLVLVGGVSSSGFVDAVVGLAAGLGLSDRVVVAGSVSEGELVGLYEGADVFVSVSEHEGFCVPVVEALGFGLPVVAFGAAAVPETLGGAGLLVGDKSVVAEAVVRVLSDPVVREGLVVRGRVRAAELGLGVSRERMRATLQPLLGSVVAGGPGEHR